One Brassica oleracea var. oleracea cultivar TO1000 chromosome C7, BOL, whole genome shotgun sequence genomic window carries:
- the LOC106302504 gene encoding uncharacterized protein LOC106302504 codes for MRRLKQELSVSLLEEEKFWRQWSRVEWLKEGDRNTVFFHNEVRGRRLKNKVLMLRDVFGQENYSEGSKGNIAVEFYRDLFMSSNPMDMEPLFVGFPVKVTETMNEMLTRAVTPEDIRRAAFGVKGDSAPGEDGLTCHFYQRYWHIVGPKIIQAVQGFFLAAIMPDGWNHTQLSLLPKVPNPSEMTDMRPISLCSVQYKIISRILCDRLKKVLPDIVSDTQGAFVAGRLITYNIIVAHEMVHGLRTNKKVGETSMAIKTDMSKAYDRVEWNFVEILLEKMGFARDWIRWVMACISSVSYAVLLNGQSHGFIRPERGIRQGDPLSPFLFILCTEALVNVLNQSETQGKLHGIKLSSSCPAVHHLLFADDSLLMCDATVCESEEIKSCLKLYGDASGQVINTSKSSIIFGSGISQQQKTEIHEALDIMKEGGEGTYLGLPECFKGSKKDLFNFIKERLEGRLQGWYTKTLSMGAKEVLIKSVALALPIYAMSVFQLPKELVARLTSVIVEYWWSSGDKKRKIPWVAWQKLCKPKDQGGMAFHDIGRFNQALLGKQAWRIWSRPNSLVARYTTWERTTETRIIAIGNGVHSNVWVENWIIYGIPRPPMYREDREVNLALKVADLLEVSTGRWNRELVYETFAPSDADRIMLLKPLMNREDSIIWGFTKNGIYITRSGYHLTETLVALQAPDNCVIPPVEKKLWSNIWKIKAPSKLKHFFWRSLSGALAVKERLQTRGIQIDATCQSCGAGTESIFHVLFLCNKAQQMWELANIPIPPAGFSANSVFLNIYHLVGVMNNSRLEMSIRRAVPWVLWQIWKARNSLAFKNTSLSPRQAVRTAFEEAELWFLANSPQRDSEPTPTVKTWIKPPIGTLKCNVGSSWVCAQRNCGAAWILRDPQGRTVAHSRRSYSAINSGKEAHITALLWEVESMHNMRQNNIIFETSTEDTREIMLSSSVSPSLHYLTSQITALLHKFEDWSLDHANYKPEGSKSMRLVKVAEQGPNLFSMSFSYATKRNRCGNSLIYQYLQLIWKARNSLAFKNTSLSPRQAVRTAFEEAELWFLANSPQRDSEPTPTVKTWIKPPIGTLKCNVGSSWVCAQRNCGAAWILRDPQGRTVAHSRRSYSAINSGKEAHITALLWAVESMHNMRQNNIIFETSTEDTREIMLSSSVSPSLHYLTSQITALLHKFEDWSLDHATDERNVAANMIAGSVTTGHRYQSYIASQGPAWLYSLLSREARG; via the exons ATGAGGAGGTTAAAACAAGAGCTATCAGTTTCTTTATTGGAAGAGGAAAAATTCTGGAGGCAATGGAGCAGAGTGGAATGGTTAAAGGAGGGGGACAGAAACACAGTGTTTTTCCACAATGAAGTCAGAGGAAGACGCCTAAAGAACAAGGTCTTAATGCTTCGCGATGTCTTTGGACAAGAAAACTACTCTGAAGGTTCTAAAGGCAATATCGCGGTGGAGTTCTATAGGGACCTCTTTATGAGCTCAAATCCGATGGACATGGAACCTCTGTTTGTAGGATTTCCGGTTAAGGTGACAGAAACTATGAACGAGATGCTTACTAGAGCGGTCACACCAGAAGACATCAGACGTGCAGCATTTGGAGTTAAAGGTGACAGCGCACCTGGTGAGGATGGACTAACATGTCATTTCTATCAGCGGTACTGGCATATTGTTGGTCCCAAGATTATTCAAGCAGTTCAGGGCTTCTTCCTCGCAGCTATCATGCCTGATGGATGGAACCATACTCAGTTAAGCTTGCTGCCAAAAGTCCCCAACCCATCGGAGATGACTGATATGCGCCCCATCAGTCTATGTTCTGTCCAATATAAGATCATATCTCGTATCTTGTGTGATAGGCTTAAGAAGGTTCTACCAGACATAGTCTCTGACACTCAGGGAGCCTTTGTAGCAGGTCGACTGATAACATACAACATCATAGTTGCTCATGAGATGGTCCATGGACTACGTACCAATAAGAAAGTGGGAGAGACATCTATGGCTATCAAGACTGATATGTCGAAAGCTTATGACAGAGTAGAATGGAACTTTGTGGAGATTTTATTGGAAAAAATGGGATTTGCAAGAGATTGGATCAGATGGGTTATGGCTTGTATAAGTTCAGTCTCCTATGCAGTTCTGCTCAACGGTCAGTCCCACGGTTTCATTAGACCAGAAAGAGGAATAAGGCAGGGAGACCCGTTGTCTCCTTTCCTGTTTATTCTTTGTACAGAAGCTTTAGTCAATGTACTAAACCAATCGGAAACACAAGGAAAGCTACATGGCATCAAACTATCGTCGAGTTGTCCAGCAGTTCACCACTTGTTGTTTGCTGATGATAGTCTTCTAATGTGTGATGCTACGGTCTGTGAGAGTGAAGAGATCAAAAGCTGTCTCAAACTCTATGGTGATGCCTCCGGTCAGGTTATCAACACATCTAAATCTTCTATCATCTTTGGCTCGGGGATCAGTCAACAACAGAAGACGGAGATTCATGAAGCTCTAGACATCATGAAGGAAGGTGGTGAAGGGACTTATTTGGGGCTTCCAGAATGCTTCAAGGGATCCAAGAAAGACCTTTTCAACTTCATCAAAGAGAGGCTAGAAGGTAGACTTCAAGGTTGGTATACGAAAACACTTTCTATGGGAGCCAAAGAAGTTTTAATCAAGTCTGTCGCTCTTGCTTTGCCTATATATGCAATGTCGGTCTTTCAATTGCCGAAGGAACTCGTCGCGCGGCTTACTAGTGTCATTGTTGAGTACTGGTGGAGCAGCGGTGACAAGAAGAGAAAAATCCCCTGGGTAGCATGGCAGAAACTGTGTAAACCGAAGGATCAAGGGGGTATGGCTTTTCATGACATCGGAAGGTTCAACCAAGCTTTGCTTGGTAAGCAAGCGTGGAGAATATGGAGCCGTCCAAATTCTCTAGTGGCAAGG TATACTACATGGGAGAGAACTACTGAAACAAGGATTATAGCTATAGGGAATGGTGTACATTCCAATGTCTGGGTGGAGAACTGGATAATTTATGGGATCCCTAGACCACCTATGTATAGAGAGGATAGAGAAGTGAACCTTGCATTGAAAGTCGCAGACCTGCTCGAGGTTAGCACGGGAAGGTGGAACAGAGAGCTAGTCTATGAGACCTTCGCCCCGAGTGATGCAGACCGCATAATGCTGCTGAAGCCATTGATGAATAGAGAGGATTCAATCATCTGGGGTTTCACTAAAAACGGCATCTACATCACACGCAGTGGTTATCACCTGACTGAAACTCTAGTAGCGCTGCAAGCCCCTGACAACTGTGTTATTCCCCCTGTTGAAAAGAAGTTATGGAGCAACATCTGGAAGATCAAAGCCCCGTCTAAGCTTAAGCACTTCTTTTGGAGATCTCTATCAGGTGCTTTAGCGGTTAAAGAGAGACTACAAACCAGAGGGATCCAAATCGATGCGACTTGTCAAAGTTGCGGAGCAGGGACCGAATCTATTTTCCATGTCCTTTTCCTATGCAACAAAGCACAACAGATGTGGGAACTCGCTAATATACCAATACCTCCAGCTGGTTTTTCTGCAAACTCTGTGTTCCTAAACATCTATCACCTAGTAGGAGTTATGAACAACAGCAGACTGGAAATGAGTATTAGACGGGCTGTTCCATGGGTTCTGTGGCAGATTTGGAAAGCCAGGAACTCTTTGGCTTTCAAAAACACATCCTTGTCTCCCAGACAAGCTGTTAGGACGGCCTTTGAGGAGGCGGAACTTTGGTTCTTAGCTAACTCTCCCCAAAGAGATTCCGAACCAACCCCGACCGTCAAGACCTGGATCAAACCGCCTATTGGTACACTCAAATGTAACGTAGGTTCCTCCTGGGTCTGTGCTCAGAGAAATTGCGGAGCTGCTTGGATCCTAAGGGATCCCCAAGGACGAACGGTGGCTCATAGCAGAAGATCTTATTCAGCAATAAACTCAGGCAAAGAAGCTCACATCACTGCTCTACTTTGGGAGGTTGAGAGCATGCATAACATGAGGCAAAATAACATCATCTTCGAGACCTCAACAGAAGATACAAGAGAGATAATGTTATCTTCATCCGTTTCCCCCAGCCTCCATTACCTTACATCTCAAATCACTGCCTTGCTTCACAAGTTTGAGGACTGGAGTCTTGATCATGCAAACTACAAACCAGAGGGATCCAAATCGATGCGACTTGTCAAAGTTGCGGAGCAGGGACCGAATCTATTTTCCATGTCCTTTTCCTATGCAACAAAGCGCAACAGATGTGGGAACTCGCTAATATACCAATACCTCCAGCTG ATTTGGAAAGCCAGGAACTCTTTGGCTTTCAAAAACACATCCTTGTCTCCCAGACAAGCAGTTAGGACGGCCTTTGAGGAGGCGGAACTTTGGTTCTTAGCTAACTCTCCCCAAAGAGATTCCGAACCAACCCCGACCGTCAAGACCTGGATCAAACCGCCTATTGGTACACTCAAATGTAACGTAGGTTCCTCCTGGGTCTGTGCTCAGAGAAATTGCGGAGCTGCTTGGATCCTAAGGGATCCCCAAGGACGAACGGTGGCTCATAGCAGAAGATCTTATTCAGCAATAAACTCAGGCAAAGAAGCTCACATCACTGCTCTACTTTGGGCGGTTGAGAGCATGCATAACATGAGGCAAAATAACATCATCTTCGAGACCTCAACAGAAGATACAAGAGAGATAATGTTATCTTCATCCGTTTCCCCCAGCCTCCATTACCTTACATCTCAAATCACTGCCTTGCTTCACAAGTTTGAGGACTGGAGTCTTGATCATGCAACTGATGAACGTAATGTAGCAGCGAACATGATTGCAGGGTCGGTTACAACGGGCCACCGGTACCAATCATACATAGCCTCGCAAGGTCCAGCCTGGCTCTACTCTTTGTTATCTCGTGAAGCTAGAGGTTAA
- the LOC106302505 gene encoding uncharacterized protein LOC106302505, with translation MSKELFSAMKSMTLEDDEPITLPDEPRFRVFDENSLSLLGRLLNPDCQSMSRMIEDMPKHWRLVGRVRGIALSREKFQFIFKREEDLQTVLSDRPWSFIFWTMLLERWTESPPNDFLTKFEVWIRIRNIPSNYYTIDTMFEMAKAIGEVKVVAYDPKVSQKADFIRAQVIFDISKPAREEKIFNLSAGKSVAISYEYEKIRKKCFHCFRLTHEKVQCPWLKNKHHNHRTPVKGSSSQTPPMDLTKGKSKEGETFIPRLLEGPPGFPSLFPELSKEDQQSAMLYISHADPTERLARIERVKQSIKDTKDQREHQRPIITTDISQGKGMVFRYTEDGETLKSISSSGGEQASKLGAPLITQEAERVESGASSSQSLYTESSTGFSMGASSKPSSNSGTHGEKKTEEQAPSVEEKVAYNYSPV, from the coding sequence ATGTCTAAAGAACTATTCTCTGCGATGAAATCCATGACGCTGGAAGATGATGAGCCGATCACACTCCCTGATGAGCCTCGCTTTAGAGTCTTTGATGAGAACTCCCTTAGCCTGCTGGGGAGACTGCTGAATCCTGACTGTCAGTCTATGTCTCGAATGATAGAGGATATGCCAAAACACTGGAGATTGGTTGGTAGAGTTCGTGGTATTGCTCTCTCTAGAGAGAAGTTTCAGTTCATCTTCAAGCGCGAGGAAGATCTACAAACGGTCTTGAGTGATCGACCATGGTCTTTCATCTTCTGGACCATGCTCCTCGAACGATGGACAGAATCTCCTCCGAATGACTTTCTCACGAAGTTTGAAGTTTGGATACGCATCAGGAACATACCATCCAATTACTACACCATTGATACCATGTTTGAGATGGCCAAGGCTATTGGAGAGGTCAAGGTGGTAGCTTATGATCCTAAGGTGTCTCAGAAGGCTGATTTTATCCGTGCTCAAGTGATTTTTGACATATCTAAACCTGCTAGAGAAGAGAAGATCTTTAACCTCTCAGCTGGCAAAAGTGTTGCAATCTCTTATGAGTATGAAAAAATCAGGAAAAAGTGTTTCCATTGCTTTAGACTCACGCATGAGAAAGTGCAATGCCCTTGGCTGAAAAACAAGCACCATAACCATCGCACTCCGGTGAAGGGGTCATCTTCTCAGACTCCACCAATGGATCTCACAAAAGGAAAAAGCAAAGAAGGCGAGACTTTCATACCAAGGCTCTTGGAAGGTCCCCCAGGCTTTCCATCTCTATTCCCGGAGCTGTCTAAAGAGGATCAGCAAAGTGCCATGTTGTACATCTCTCATGCTGACCCTACAGAGCGCCTGGCGAGAATTGAAAGAGTTAAACAAAGTATTAAAGATACTAAGGACCAAAGAGAGCATCAACGCCCCATCATCACTACTGATATCAGCCAAGGGAAAGGGATGGTTTTTCGCTATACTGAGGATGGTGAAACTCTTAAGTCTATCTCATCGTCGGGAGGTGAACAAGCCAGCAAGCTGGGTGCGCCTCTTATTACTCAAGAAGCTGAGAGGGTTGAATCTGGTGCTTCTTCTTCACAGTCTCTGTACACTGAGAGTTCTACAGGCTTTAGTATGGGGGCATCCAGTAAGCCTTCTTCTAACTCCGGGACCCACGGTGAAAAAAAAACAGAGGAACAGGCCCCCAGCGTGGAAGAGAAGGTTGCGTACAACTACAGTCCCGTCTAA
- the LOC106304622 gene encoding putative ubiquitin-conjugating enzyme E2 38 yields MNQPWRISAMDPDVVEISPPPIASGSRTRKPRQAVISEVIDVEEYEFRNNVADKKNKGKAIQDTSSFDHKPFSHLASEAVPMELDDYAMFQAILNSHNIPTDVEVVMSTQPRSHNIAMVPSLHSGPFKVDNCATSSRLIAAEVISSAQANFLRDFKRFDTVDDFSDHHFASQGKASKQHAKGWVKKVQSDWKILENDLPETIFVRACESRMDFLRAVIIGAEGTPYSDGLFFFDIQFSDTYPSAPPKVHYHAGGLRINPNLYNCGKVCLSLLGTWTGNTRESWIPEESTMLQLLVSIQALILNQKPYFNEPGYEQSKGTESGELVSEAYSENIFILSLKTMVYSMRKPPKHFEEFVRSHYFMRAHDIVKACNAYKNGAPLGSMVKGGVQDVSETSKRGSDKFMAEVACFMKTVVDEFVKLGVKELQEKLKPLTKRSILSG; encoded by the exons ATGAATCAACCTTGGCGAATTTCGGCAATGGATCCCGACGTGGTGGAGATCTCCCCTCCTCCAATAGCTTCGGGTTCGAGAACTCGAAAACCCAGACAG GCTGTAATTTCTGAAGTGATTGATGTGGAAGAATATGAATTCCGCAACAATGTTGCTGATAAGAAGAACAAAGGAAAAGCTATACAAGATACATCTTCTTTTGATCATAAACCATTTAGTCATCTAGCTAGTGAAGCCGTGCCGATGGAGCTTGATGACTACGCAATGTTTCAAGCCATCCTAAATTCTCATAATATCCCGACTGATGTAGAAGTGGTGATGTCTACTCAACCTAGGTCTCATAATATAGCGATGGTGCCATCTCTTCATTCAGGACCTTTTAAAGTTGATAATTGTGCTACCTCTTCTCGCCTTATAGCGGCTGAGGTTATTTCTTCAGCTCAGGCTAATTTTCTGCGAGACTTTAAAAGATTTGACACTGTTGATGATTTCTCGGATCATCACTTTGCTTCCCAGGGAAAAGCTTCAAAGCAG CACGCAAAGGGTTGGGTGAAAAAGGTTCAATCAGATTGGAAGATTCTTGAGAATGATTTGCCAG AGACGATATTTGTCCGAGCCTGTGAGTCAAGAATGGATTTTTTAAGAGCTGTAATTATTGGAGCCGAGGGAACTCCTTACAGTGACGGTCTTTTCTTTTTCGATATTCAGTTCTCAGACACCTATCCTTCAGCGCCACCA AAAGTTCATTACCATGCCGGTGGGCTTAGAATAAACCCGAATCTATACAATTGTGGTAAAGTATGCTTAAGTCTTCTCGGTACCTGGACTGGTAACACAAGGGAGAGTTGGATTCCAGAGGAGTCCACAATGTTACAGCTTCTTGTCTCAATCCAAGCACTCATCTTGAATCAAAAACCATACTTTAACGAACCTGGCTACGAGCAGAGCAAGGGGACTGAATCAGGCGAGCTTGTTTCTGAAGCTTACAGTGAGAATATATTCATATTGTCTTTAAAGACAATGGTTTACAGCATGAGAAAACCACCCAAG CACTTTGAAGAGTTTGTTCGCAGCCATTACTTCATGCGAGCTCACGACATTGTGAAAGCGTGCAATGCTTATAAAAACGGAGCTCCTCTTGGATCTATGGTTAAAGGTGGTGTCCAAGATGTTTCGGAAACTAGCAAGAGGGGCTCAGACAAGTTTATGGCCGAAGTAGCTTGCTTTATGAAGACAGTGGTGGATGAGTTCGTTAAATTAGGAGTCAAGGAGCTTCAAGAAAAGCTGAAACCACTGACTAAGAGAAGCATATTATCGGGTTGA